From Nicotiana tabacum cultivar K326 chromosome 22, ASM71507v2, whole genome shotgun sequence, one genomic window encodes:
- the LOC107760834 gene encoding uncharacterized protein LOC107760834 produces the protein MPTIDLSRTPLCVTLLPPFQQGTNIQFSLSNSSVNSFLYSFKPKRFHFLKPCSSLRETKKQQTLLKTPNKSPQSFRKLLNLNPKNDDDDYESESERDSGLGDDDNTAIKGTILAGLLIVGVIGGFGTVGYIYKDQINAFLNQFSGFIEGYGAAGYALFVAVYAGLEILAIPAIPLTMSAGLLFGSITGTIIVSISGTVAATVAFLIARYFARERILKLVEGNKKFLAIDKAIGENGFKVVTLLRLSPLLPFSLGNYLYGLTSVKFVPYVLGSWLGMLPGTWAYVSAGAFGRAFIQEESKIGLGGGNQQLLTLGIGLLFTAVAAAYVTRLAKDAMKDIE, from the exons ATGCCCACCATTGATTTGAGCAGAACACCTCTATGTGTTACCcttttgcctccttttcaacaagGAACCAATATTCAATTTTCCCTTTCAAATTCATCTGTTAATTCATTTCTGTATAGTTTTAAGCCCAAACGCTTTCATTTCTTGAAACCATGTTCTTCCCTAAGGGAAACCAAGAAACAGCAGACCCTTTTGAAAACACCAAATAAATCTCCCCAGAGCTTCAGGAAGCTGCTTAATTTGAACCCCaaaaatgatgatgatgattatgAGAGTGAGAGTGAGAGGGATAGTGGATTAGGAGATGATGATAATACTGCTATTAAAGGTACCATTTTGGCTGGTCTTTTGATTGTGGGTGTGATTGGTGGATTTGGAACTGTTGGGTACATATACAAGGACCAGATCAATGCTTTCTTGAACCAGTTTTCTGGCTTTATTGAAg GTTATGGAGCAGCTGGATACGCACTCTTCGTTGCAGTTTATGCTGGGTTAGAA ATCCTTGCAATACCCGCTATTCCATTGACGATGTCAGCCGGTCTTTTATTCGGCTCCATAACTGGAACCATCATTGTGTCCATTAGTGGAACG GTGGCTGCTACTGTTGCGTTCTTGATTGCCAGATATTTTGCTCGTGAACGTATTCTTAAGCTGGTGGAAGGGAACAAGAAATTTCTTGCAATTGATAAAGCAATTGGAGAAAATGGTTTCAAAGTTGTTACCCTTCTCCGTTTGAGCCCTTTGCTTCCCTTTTCTCTTGGGAATTATCTATACGGGCTGACTTCGGTCAAGTTTGTGCCATATGTTTTAGGAAG TTGGCTAGGAATGCTTCCTGGAACATGGGCGTACGTGAGTGCAGGTGCATTTGGCCGCGCATTTATT CAAGAGGAATCTAAAATTGGTCTAGGAGGAGGAAACCAACAGCTATTGACCCTTGGAATAGGTTTATTGTTTACAGCAGTTGCTGCAGCCTATGTAACACGGCTTGCTAAG GATGCTATGAAGGATATTGAGTAG
- the LOC107760833 gene encoding transcription factor bHLH18-like, protein MENASFNNLENTAGGEEPFEFKNLLSEMFTSYPNQNPSSSSLMEIPKIAFSSSPNSSTSTNSSSSSPNIISFGNPDSNFLGDELDYDMISEKVISQSSSPTTSMPKRICRSPLQSQDHLLAERKRRERFTQLFAVLAKSIPDLKKLDKASILEDSIKYIGELQGRVRALEEAGTTKSRNLIESTSTVQKQYSFAATTSDDNSILAKNFDESKPDQNDIKVQILDKNVLIGIHCSKEMRSIFTIIAGIMEKLHLTIHHIRVTPSNHIALHYISVLAEIDQNVDIRVQDVENAFKFALPSTSNMPGLAD, encoded by the exons ATGGAAAATGCAAGCTTCAATAACCTTGAAAATACAGCTGGTGGAGAAGAACCTTTTGAATTTAAGAATTTACTCTCTGAAATGTTCACATCTTACCCTAATCAAAATCCCAGCAGTTCTTCATTAATGGAAATTCCGAAAattgctttttcttcttctcctaatTCCTCTACTTCTactaattcttcttcttcttcgcctAACATTATTTCATTTGGAAATCCAGACTCTAATTTTCTAGGGGATGAATTAGATTATGATATGATATCTGAAAAGGTCATAAGCCAGTCTTCATCACCAACAACATCAATGCCTAAGAGGATTTGTAGAAGTCCTTTGCAATCTCAAGATCATCTTTTGGCTGAAAGGAAACGCCGAGAAAGATTTACACAACTTTTTGCTGTCTTGGCCAAAAGTATCCCTGATCTCAAGAAG TTGGACAAAGCTTCAATTCTTGAAGATTCAATCAAGTACATAGGAGAACTTCAAGGACGTGTTAGGGCTTTAGAGGAAGCTGGGACGACAAAGAGTAGAAACTTGATTGAATCAACTTCCACAGTACAAAAACAATATTCTTTTGCTGCTACTACATCTGATGACAACTCTATTCTTGCTAAGAATTTTGATGAATCCAAACCTGATCAGAATGATATCAAGGTTCAAATTCTAGATAAGAATGTACTCATAGGAATCCATTGCAGTAAAGAAATGCGGAGTATTTTCACAATAATTGCTGGAATAATGGAAAAGCTACATCTTACTATTCACCACATTAGAGTTACACCATCCAACCATATTGCTCTTCATTATATCTCCGTTCTTGCTGAG ATTGATCAAAATGTTGATATTAGAGTGCAGGATGTTGAAAACGCATTCAAGTTTGCTCTTCCTAGTACATCAAATATGCCAGGCTTGGCGGACTAA